Within the Solibacillus silvestris genome, the region GTGGAATTATTTTCGCTTTTGTCGACAATGATTTCACTGCTTCTTCATATGCGCCACTTTTGATCGTGCCTTCTGTCGCTAATACGACAACTTCATTGCGCTTTGTCTTTTTTATGGCCGCTCGTGCCCCTGCATTAATAACTCCTAAAACCGGAAATGGCATATGTTTTTGCAGACTTTCCAATGCAACGGCAGTCGCAGTATTACATGCAATGACAAGCATCTTCACATTCATCTTTTCGAGCGCTTTTGCCATCTCCCATGTAAAATTGCGGACTTCTTGCTTTGTGCGTGGCCCGTAAGGACATCGCGCCGTATCACCTATATAATATATTGTTTCATTCGGCAAAAGCTCCATAATCGCTTTTGCCACTGTTAATCCGCCAACTCCGGAATCGATAACACCAATTGGGGCATTCACTTGTACCGCCTCTATCCTATTTCATTAATAAATGTAGTTTTTGTAATGTTCTTGATAATTGTTCAAACTCTTCTGCGTTAAATTCCTGTGTAATATCCCGCAAATAATTTTGACGCTTAAAAATTACTTCTTCGATAATTCTTTCGCCTTCCGGTAAAAGATGAATCCGTACAACACGTCGATCATTTTCGTCACGTACACGCTGTACCAATTCATTTTTCTCCATCCGGTCCACTAAATCTGTTGTTGTCGAAAATGCTAAATACATTTTCGTCGACAAGTCACCGATCGTCATATCCCCTGATTCATGCAACCATTGCAATGCAATAAATTGCGGAGGCGTAATCGTATAATTACTTAAAATTTCTCGACCTTTTTGTTTGATTAAGTGTGAAATATATCTCAGTTCTTTTTCCAGGATTGCTACAGATTCAGAGCTATGTGTGCTGTGATCTTTCATCTACTCCATTCACTCCTCGATGCGTTTCATAGTTCTATTTTGAAGTTTTTTTTATAAAATAGCAAGCATCGAATCAGTAAATTGACAATTCCTGAAGTCTCAAAAGCTCAAGAATCGCTTGCGTACGACTTGATACACCCAGCTTTTGAATCGTATTGGAAATATGATTACGAACGGTTTTTTCACTAATGCCTAGCTTCGTTGATATTTCCCGTGTTGAATAGTCCTTTATTAATAGCTCAAAAATCTCGCGTTCTCTTTTTGTTAACAGCGAACGATGCTGCGGACGATTCATTTTGCAACACCCTCCTATCCTCTTCTTTGTACATTATGTCGAAAATACAAAGCAGGTGAGGGCATTTAACTATTTCCCAAGCAATAATTTTTTTTGCTCTTCCAGTAGAGGGACACCTTTCCCCGTGTCACTGCTCAATTGTACAAGCGTTCCGCGCCCCGTATAGCATACTTCATCTTTTTCATTTTTCACCAAATAATGCAAATCAATTGAAGATGTGCCGATCGATGCCGTTTTAACAAAAATTGTAAGTTCTTCATCAAAGAACACTTCTTTCAAATAATCGCACTGAATGTCTGCCACAACGAGCATATTTCCTGTTTCCGATCCAGCAGTAAAATTAAATCCTAATGCTTTAAAATATTCGATACGTGCATACTCGAAATAGGCAAATACTTTTGTATTGTTTACATGCCCGTACATATCTGTTTCTGAAAATCGTACCTTTACCTTTGTAGAAAATGAAAACCCTGCCATCCACTCTGCTGCATCCTGAATATATGTAGCTCGCATAAAAAATTCCCCCTTTGTTTGATTAGCTCATCATCCCCTGATAATGAATACCCATTCATTATAGCATAATTTGTCAGAAGCAAAAAGCGATCAAAACAAAAAGACCCTCACCGAAGTGAGGGTCAATTATATTCATTCGATTAGTCAACCATGTGGTCAGAACCGAAGAAGTTTTTGAACATTTGAACTGTTGTTTCACGGTTAAGTGCAGCAATAGATGTTGTTAAAGGAATACCTTTTGGACAAGCAGCTACACAGTTTTGAGAGTTACCACAGTTTGCAAGACCACCGTCGCCCATGATTGCATTTAAACGCTCGTCTTTATTCATTGCACCAGTTGGGTGTGTGTTGAATAAACGTACTTGTGATAAAGCAAATGGACCGATGAATGATGCTGATTCAGACACGTTTGGACATGCTTCCATACATACACCACAAGTCATACATTTTGATAATTCATAAGCCCATTGACGTTTGCGCTCTGGCATACGAGGACCTTCGCCTAAATCATAAGTACCATCGATTGGTACCCATGCTTTAACTTTCTTAAGTGCGTTAAACATGCGCTCACGGTCTACTTGTAAATCACGGATAACCGGGAAAGTTTTCATTGGCTCTAAACGAATTGGTTGAGTTAACTTGTCTACTAATGCTGAACAAGATTGTTGCGGACGTCCATTGATTACCATTGAACATGCACCACAAACTTCTTCCAGACAGTTCATATCCCATGATACTGGAGTGGTTTTTTGACCATCAGCAGTAACAGGATATTTTTGAATATGCATTAGAGCAGAGATAACGTTCATACCAGGACGGTAAGGAACTTCGAACTTTTCAACGCGTGTAGCACCATTCTCATTGTCTTGACGAACGATTTCTAACTTAACTGTTCTACCAGTATTTACTGTTTCCACTGTTTAGTTCCCCCTTCTACGCTGAGTAGTCGCGTTTACGTGGTGGAATTAACGAAACGTCTACTTCGGCATAAGTAATAATTGGTTCGCCCGTTGCCGGATCGAACTTCGCCATAGTTGTTTTTAAGAAGTTTTCATCATCACGTTCTGGGAATTCAGGCTTGAAGTGAGCCCCACGAGATTCGTTACGTAATAATGCACCCTTAGTCATAACTTTAGCTAAATATAGCATGTTCTTTAACTGACGAGTGAAGTGAGCACCTTGATTCGACCATTTTTGTGTGTCGTTAATGTTGATGTTTTCCCAACGCTCTTGAAGCTCAGTTAATTTCGCATAAGTTTCTTCTAATTTTGCGTTTACACGTACAACAGTCATGTTGTCAGTCATCCACTCACCAAGCTCTTTGTGTAGCAAGTAAGCGTTTTCTGTACCATCCATATTAAGAATAGCTTCCCATTTCTCTGTTTCTTCCTGTACGCGACGCGTGTAGATTTCTTCAGGTAAATCTTCTGCATGCTTTTTAAGTCCTTTAATGTACTTAACAGCATTTGGACCAGCAACCATACCACCGTAAATCGCTGATAATAATGAGTTCGCACCTAAACGGTTTGCACCGTGTTGTGAGTAATCACATTCACCTGCAGCGAATAAACCAGGGATTTCAGTCATTTGGTCATAGTCAACCCATAATCCACCCATTGAATAGTGTACCGCTGGGAAGATTTTCATCGGTAATTTACGTGGGTCATCACCTACGAATTTCTCGTAGATTTCGATAATACCACCTAATTTAATATCTAATTCATGAGGATCTTTATGGGATAAGTCTAAGTATACCATGTTTTCCCCATTAATACCCAACTTTTGATTTACGCACACGTCAAAAATCTCACGTGTTGCGATATCACGTGGTACTAAGTTACCGTAAGCAGGATATTTCTCTTCTAAGAAGTACCAAGGCTTACCGTCTTTATACGTCCAGATACGTCCACCTTCACCACGAGCAGATTCAGACATTAGACGGTTTTTGTCGTCTCCAGGAATCGCTGTTGGGTGAATTTGAATCATTTCACCGTTTGAATATGTTGCACCTTGTTGGTAAACAATCGATGCTGCAGAACCAGTGTTGATTACTGAGTTTGTTGTTTTACCGAAGATAATACCAGGACCACCTGTTGCCATAATTACAGCATCAGAACGGAATGAGCGAATTTCTTCAGAACGTAAATCTTGTGCTACGATACCGCGGCAAACACCTTCGTCATCAAGCACCGCACCAAGGAATTCCCAGTGCTCATATTTCGTAACTAAACCAGCTACTTCGTGTGCACGAACTTGCTCGTCTAGGGCATATAATAATTGTTGACCAGTTGTCGCACCAGAGAATGCTGTACGGTGCATTAACGTACCGCCGAAACGACGGAAGTCAAGTAAACCTTCTGGAGTACGGTTGAACATTACACCCATACGGTCCATTAAGTGAATAATACCAGGTGCTGCATCACACATACCTTTAACTGGTGGTTGGTTCGCTAAGAAGTCGCCACCATAAACTGTATCATCAAGGTGGATCCATGGAGAATCCCCTTCACCTTTTGTATTAACTGCTCCGTTAATTCCGCCTTGTGCACATACAGAGTGTGAACGTTTAACTGGAACCAACGAGAATAATTCAACTTCAGTACCAACTTCAGCTGCTTTAATCGTAGCCATTAAGCCAGCAAGACCGCCACCAACGACGATAACTTTACTTTTTGCCATGATTATTTCTCACTCCTCATTAATTGCTAAAAACTTTTACTCATATTTCATTTCATCTAGGATCTTAACTATGTAGTAGTGAACAAGTTAAGTGATTAGACGAATGCTAAGATAGCTGCAACACCAACGATTGCTAATACTACGAAAATTAACAACGTAACATAAGTTGCGATTCGTTGAGATTTGTTTGATTGCGTAATACCCCAGCTTACTAAGAACGACCATAAACCGTTCGCTAAGTGGAATGCTGCTGAAACGATACCTAAGATGTAGAATACTAACATTAATGGATTGTCAACGATTTCAACCATCATATTAAATTCAACTTCAGCACCGAATGCTTTTTGGATACGTGTTTGGAAAATATGCCACGCAATGAAGATTACAAGGAAAATACCTGTGAAACGTTGCAATGCAAACATCCAGTTACGGAATGTGCTGAAGCGTCCAGTATTGTAAGTTGCAGTAAATGCAATATACACTCCATAGAATCCGTGGAACATTAATGGAATATAGATAATGATCCATTCCATCGCTAACAACAACGAGTGTGGAAGTAATTCCATAACACCTGTTGCGTTATTGTAAGTTTCTTCACCGCCAACTGCAGTGAAGTTCAGAAATAAGTGGAACACCAAGAACAACCCGACAGGAACTACACCTAATAACGAGTGTAAGCGGCGCCATAAAAATTCACGATCTTTCGACAAAACTGTTACCCCCCTTAGTACTTGAAATACACATGCGCAACGTCTCAAATTTGTAAAAGTTGTGATGTTGACTGCGCATTTCATCATGGTACAATATTATGACATGTCCATTGTACTCTCAACAGATACTAGCGTCAAGGCAACGCGGGATATTTTATAATCATTTTAAAGACGGTTTTACGCTGTTTTGAGAACCGTTTTTTCTGCTTATAACTCATTTTTTCATGAAAGAATGAAAATTATAAGAAAATTTATGAAAGAGGTTTTTTATATGGAAGGGTACAAAATGAAAACGATTCCAACTTTTGGGTACGAAATCATTCGTGACCATCTTCTTCCTTCTATTTTAGGTAAGCATGAAGAAGATGTTTTATATTGGGCAGGTAAAGAAATTGCAAGAAAGTTTCCATTGTTTTCAATGGATGAACTGCCTTCATTTTTTATGGAAGCTGGCTGGGGCCAGTTAGTTCTGGAAAAAGAAACGAAGGACGAACTTCATTACATACTTTTGACGACAGAAGAACTGCCACTCAATATTGTACAACGTTGCTTCCGTCTTGAAGCTGGCTTTTTAGCAGAACAAAAACAAAAGCAGCTTGGCTATTTGACGGAATGCTATGAAGAAAAAGATAATGACAAACATGTCGTAAAATTTACGTTAAAATGGGATTTAAAAGAGAAGATTTAGCCTTCACCTTATCATAATCAATTATTGCTGAAGCAGCAAATTTACTCAATAAAAAAGCTGGAAATAAGCTATTACAGCTCATTTCCAGCTATTACTTTAAGAAGCGGTTACTTCTTTCATCGCCAAATTGAACTCCTCATGCAACACATTCGCAGCACGAACCATCTCATCCTGTGGGATAACGACAGACACTTTAATTTCTGAAGTACTGACCATTTTTACAGGAATATGTTCGCGACCCAACCGTGCAAACATGCGTGCGGCCACCCCCGGATTGGATGCCATGGCAGAACCGATAATAGATACTTTCGCTAAACCTACTTCAAAATCCGCAAAACTAAAGCCAAGCGACAGTTTACTAGTTTCCAATACCCGTAAAGCTTCCGCAAACTCATCTTTCGAAATTGTAAAGGAAATGGTCGGCTTCACGCCATCAATGACTGCTTGCACAATAATATCCACATTGATATCATTTTCTGCTAAAACACTAAACACTTCTGCCAATGACGCGGTTTCATAAGAATCATAGCCTATCGTCAAACGAATTATATCCGATTCGTAGGCTACCCCGCGTACAAGTAAGTTTTTCTCCATGTCTACATCCCCTTTAATAAAAGTGCCTTCCACGTCTTGTACGAAAGAGCGTACAATGAGCGGTATATTATATTTTTTGGCAAGTTCAACCGCACGTGGGTGCAAAATTTTAGCTCCTAAATTTGCAAATTCCAACATCTCATCATAAGAAACTTCCGGAAGTTTCCTGGATTCTTTAACAATTTCTGGGTCTGCCGTGAAAATCCCTTCAACCGATGAAAAAATCTCGACACGCTCTGCTTCAAGAGCAACCGCCAATGCAACCGCTGAAGTTTCAGAACCCCCTTTGCCGAATGTTGAAATATTCTCTGTCCCCGTAACTCCTTGAAAACCAGCTACTACGACGATTTCTCCTAATGCTAAATATTCCTCAATCCGTTTACTATCTACATGATCAATCCGTGCATTGCCATGTTTTTGATTTGTTTGAATGCCTGTTTGCCAGCCAGCAAGCGACACCGCTTTACCACCATGCTCCTGAATTGCCATCGCCAGCATTGCACTTGTCATTTGTGCTGCTGATGCGACAAGCGCATCCATTTCCCGTTTCGACGGCTCATCGGTAATTTCGGTAGCATATTGTCGGAATTCTCGTCGTAAAGCGGGCATTGAAGAAACGATAACGACTAAGTTTATGCCACGTCCTTGCTCTTTTATCACTTTTTTAGCTACCTGTACTATTTTTTCCGGTGTAGTCAGTGCCGGACCACCAAACTTTACTACAACTGTCTCCATTTTTTCCCCTCCTTGAATAAAACCGAAAACAAAAAACGGCTTTCCATATTCATGGAAAGCCGCCGTCAATACAAATAAATAGTTATAAGTTTTCAGGATAGCCCTCCAGAACAAAAAGCTCTGACAGTTTTACATCTCTTAAATGCAAAACCAGCAAACTACGCGAACAATACGCACTTCACTTCGGCAGGACCCCCTTTCGATTGCTGTCAATGGAATTGTTCTTCCTCAAGCAATGTACTATTGAATACTGCACCTCTATCTTAGTAAATATTGAATTGTCTTAAATATTAGCATAACACTATTCTTTATTCAATGGTGCTTCATGAAAATGGCGATAAATAACTTCCGCCAATTTTGCCGGAACACCGGACTCCTGCAGTTGCAGCTCGCTTGCCTCGCGAATTTTTTTTACGGACCCAAAATGTTTCATAAGTTGCTGCTTTCGCTTCGGACCTACACCTTCAATTCCATCAAGAACCGAAGTAATCGCATTTGTCTGATGCTGCTGACGTAAAAATGTGATTGCAAATCTGTGTACCTCATCTTGAATGCGCTGCAATAAATAAAAACCGTCACTCGTACGCTTTAACGGAACAACTTCCGGCGGCGTACCAAATAAAAGCTGGGACGTATTGTGCTTTTCGTCTTTTGCCAGCCCCGCTATTGGAATGACTAACCCCAGTTCGTCTTCAATTACTTCTCGTGCAACTTCCATTTGCCCTTTTCCTCCGTCTATGAGAATGAGATCAGGCAATGGCAGATTTTCCCGCAATACACGTGTATAGCGTCGTCGAATAACTTCCTGCATCGCACCATAGTCATCATGTTTAGCCGCTTCTCTTGTTTTATATTTCCGGTATTCCTTTTTCGCAGGCTTCCCGTCTATAAAAACAACCATTGCTGAAACCGGATCAGCTCCATGCATATGACTATTATCAAATGCTTCAATTCTTAACGGCAATGGAATTTGCATCGC harbors:
- a CDS encoding glutamate racemase translates to MNAPIGVIDSGVGGLTVAKAIMELLPNETIYYIGDTARCPYGPRTKQEVRNFTWEMAKALEKMNVKMLVIACNTATAVALESLQKHMPFPVLGVINAGARAAIKKTKRNEVVVLATEGTIKSGAYEEAVKSLSTKAKIIPLACPTFVPLVESGEYEGQFSYDLVAKGLKPLEDERFDTVILGCTHYPILQKQIEAAVGSQVHVLSSAEETAKDVEAILSYTGQLRTDEKPPKHILHASGSVPIFRSIAERWLEKGELDIRKITFEK
- a CDS encoding MarR family transcriptional regulator; translation: MKDHSTHSSESVAILEKELRYISHLIKQKGREILSNYTITPPQFIALQWLHESGDMTIGDLSTKMYLAFSTTTDLVDRMEKNELVQRVRDENDRRVVRIHLLPEGERIIEEVIFKRQNYLRDITQEFNAEEFEQLSRTLQKLHLLMK
- a CDS encoding helix-turn-helix transcriptional regulator, translated to MNRPQHRSLLTKREREIFELLIKDYSTREISTKLGISEKTVRNHISNTIQKLGVSSRTQAILELLRLQELSIY
- a CDS encoding acyl-CoA thioester hydrolase; translated protein: MRATYIQDAAEWMAGFSFSTKVKVRFSETDMYGHVNNTKVFAYFEYARIEYFKALGFNFTAGSETGNMLVVADIQCDYLKEVFFDEELTIFVKTASIGTSSIDLHYLVKNEKDEVCYTGRGTLVQLSSDTGKGVPLLEEQKKLLLGK
- the sdhB gene encoding succinate dehydrogenase (part of four member succinate dehydrogenase enzyme complex that forms a trimeric complex (trimer of tetramers); SdhA/B are the catalytic subcomplex and can exhibit succinate dehydrogenase activity in the absence of SdhC/D which are the membrane components and form cytochrome b556; SdhC binds ubiquinone; oxidizes succinate to fumarate while reducing ubiquinone to ubiquinol; the catalytic subunits are similar to fumarate reductase) is translated as METVNTGRTVKLEIVRQDNENGATRVEKFEVPYRPGMNVISALMHIQKYPVTADGQKTTPVSWDMNCLEEVCGACSMVINGRPQQSCSALVDKLTQPIRLEPMKTFPVIRDLQVDRERMFNALKKVKAWVPIDGTYDLGEGPRMPERKRQWAYELSKCMTCGVCMEACPNVSESASFIGPFALSQVRLFNTHPTGAMNKDERLNAIMGDGGLANCGNSQNCVAACPKGIPLTTSIAALNRETTVQMFKNFFGSDHMVD
- the sdhA gene encoding succinate dehydrogenase (part of four member succinate dehydrogenase enzyme complex that forms a trimeric complex (trimer of tetramers); SdhA/B are the catalytic subcomplex and can exhibit succinate dehydrogenase activity in the absence of SdhC/D which are the membrane components and form cytochrome b556; SdhC binds ubiquinone; oxidizes succinate to fumarate while reducing ubiquinone to ubiquinol) encodes the protein MAKSKVIVVGGGLAGLMATIKAAEVGTEVELFSLVPVKRSHSVCAQGGINGAVNTKGEGDSPWIHLDDTVYGGDFLANQPPVKGMCDAAPGIIHLMDRMGVMFNRTPEGLLDFRRFGGTLMHRTAFSGATTGQQLLYALDEQVRAHEVAGLVTKYEHWEFLGAVLDDEGVCRGIVAQDLRSEEIRSFRSDAVIMATGGPGIIFGKTTNSVINTGSAASIVYQQGATYSNGEMIQIHPTAIPGDDKNRLMSESARGEGGRIWTYKDGKPWYFLEEKYPAYGNLVPRDIATREIFDVCVNQKLGINGENMVYLDLSHKDPHELDIKLGGIIEIYEKFVGDDPRKLPMKIFPAVHYSMGGLWVDYDQMTEIPGLFAAGECDYSQHGANRLGANSLLSAIYGGMVAGPNAVKYIKGLKKHAEDLPEEIYTRRVQEETEKWEAILNMDGTENAYLLHKELGEWMTDNMTVVRVNAKLEETYAKLTELQERWENININDTQKWSNQGAHFTRQLKNMLYLAKVMTKGALLRNESRGAHFKPEFPERDDENFLKTTMAKFDPATGEPIITYAEVDVSLIPPRKRDYSA
- a CDS encoding succinate dehydrogenase, whose protein sequence is MSKDREFLWRRLHSLLGVVPVGLFLVFHLFLNFTAVGGEETYNNATGVMELLPHSLLLAMEWIIIYIPLMFHGFYGVYIAFTATYNTGRFSTFRNWMFALQRFTGIFLVIFIAWHIFQTRIQKAFGAEVEFNMMVEIVDNPLMLVFYILGIVSAAFHLANGLWSFLVSWGITQSNKSQRIATYVTLLIFVVLAIVGVAAILAFV
- a CDS encoding aspartate kinase (catalyzes the formation of 4-phospho-L-aspartate from L-aspartate and ATP, in Bacillus, lysine sensitive; regulated by response to starvation.) produces the protein METVVVKFGGPALTTPEKIVQVAKKVIKEQGRGINLVVIVSSMPALRREFRQYATEITDEPSKREMDALVASAAQMTSAMLAMAIQEHGGKAVSLAGWQTGIQTNQKHGNARIDHVDSKRIEEYLALGEIVVVAGFQGVTGTENISTFGKGGSETSAVALAVALEAERVEIFSSVEGIFTADPEIVKESRKLPEVSYDEMLEFANLGAKILHPRAVELAKKYNIPLIVRSFVQDVEGTFIKGDVDMEKNLLVRGVAYESDIIRLTIGYDSYETASLAEVFSVLAENDINVDIIVQAVIDGVKPTISFTISKDEFAEALRVLETSKLSLGFSFADFEVGLAKVSIIGSAMASNPGVAARMFARLGREHIPVKMVSTSEIKVSVVIPQDEMVRAANVLHEEFNLAMKEVTAS